A region of the Channa argus isolate prfri chromosome 3, Channa argus male v1.0, whole genome shotgun sequence genome:
CATTTTGAAATACACTtacaacaatgaaataaaacatcatgTTAGACATCTTCTTTGGGCTAAGTTACCATAGTAACTGACTCCATAGATTAGGTTATGTTAGCTGTATTAAGAGTTAATAGATGAGTGCATGCACATTACAGTACATCATGCATTTACATGCATGCTTTGTCTCATAGTCTATGAGCTCTTAATACAGCATCCCATTGAGCTTTGAGGTTCATTTTGGTTGGTCCTCCTTGTCGCCCCACAGGtttaaacatttgtacttgctCATTTATAATTGGCTATacttctttttacatttacatttagttatttaacagatgcttttatccaatgcAACTAACAAGTGAGGTGAAACTGGGGCGACTGTGCAGTGTATatcgctttgagtgccaataggtagagaaGCACTGTATAAGTGCCATTTAGAAggcaaggagaaaacatcaaaggaaagtcctatcagaagaagtgtttacatttcatgagatgcaagtgcaagaaagataatgaacaatgttttttttaatttttttatagaaaacacTGCTTACCTGCCTTTAAACAAGACTACAGTGGGTAGATATGGCCAGTGCCTCAGTCTGTTTGTAAAAGTATGAAGGAATAATGGGAAGTGAtctttattctgtgttttttcctaTAAATCATCTTCATACACAAGTTTCCAGATCAATTAGACTAATCTATGTCTGTGTGCGGATGGGTTCCTAATCCAACCTGACAgacctgtctctgtctgtctatgaTTTATACTCCAGGAGGTGGTGCAGGAGGTGATTATGGCACAGTGGTCAGGCGACACCACCTGTCTCATGGGGACAAGAAGGTGAAGATTGTCCGACTGTCTGAGCTGATCAGTGTCCTCAGGCTCCCTCCGAATGCTGAGGCCTGCCCCATGGTCAGTCTTTCTGGATGTCTTTATAATCTTGTTATGTATCAGGAGCAAGTAAGTACCTAGTTTGTGCTGCTTACAGGAGAACATGTCTGCATTTTGTGTGGAGACACACGACGGAATTATGGTTTTTGCTGCACTCAAAGATGAATGTGTGGAGTGGGTAGAAAAACTGTGTCACTGCACGTTTCAGgtgagagggaaaaagaaatgacacaaaTTGTTCATATTGAAGCTAGACTATAGAAAACTTACTTTCCTGTCCccttgttgctgtgtttgtcagAAAGGACATGGCTCCCGCTCGACCCAGCTTCACATGGAGGAAAACCAGATATACGCCTCAACAGATGCAGGTAAATCTGATGGAGATAGGTGGTGGAATGTCAAAGGTATCAACATAGTGTCTACTTCTGTCAAAAGCCAAGTCTGCTGCATCTTGCAGGTGAGCTGCACTCAGGGACAATACAAAGTGTAGGTCATCAGTGCTTCATCAGAAAGTTGCTCTGTGTAAGGTTTCAGGCAGTTCAGGGACACACAGAggataatattatataatgcTTTATTGATAGCATGTAGAACAGAAGAAGAGAGTCTGATTTGTGCTTGGGATAACCAATtttaaaataccacaaaaaTGTGTCTGGTGTTGCTAGTTTGGAAAACCCCTAGCCACAGAGCCTGGTGAGCAAAAAAGTTAATGTCAAGCCATGTTCACAAATACATAATTTACTACATAAAGAACACAAGATTCCAGTGAGTGAAATTACTGTCTAAAGGAGACTGAGCAGTAGTATTTTCAGAGGACAAGTATCAGTCTATAaagcattatgtttttttgcTCTAGCCTCAGAGTTCTGGGTTGTGGTTCAGAAGACGGAGGCAGCAACACGATGTGGTCTGCAAGGATCATATTGGCTGCAGGTAGGACCAGAAGCACTGTTACTGAGAGAACAACAGAAGAAGAACATCGTTCAAGAATGGCCCTATGAACTTCTGAGAAGATATGGGAAAGATGAAGTAAGGTTTCATGCAGAttctctgctttcttttaaCTGCTTATATCTTCTCCCTCACACCTGATTTATACAAGTTTCTTAAGTGTTAAACTGCTTTTGATGATTACAATATGAGCAcgtgtctctttgtgttttcttaccaGCTCACTTTAACTATTGAAGCAGGCAGACGCTGCGAGTCTGGTCCTGGAACATTCATCTTTGAGACACAGCAGGCTGAGAAAGTCTTCTCTTTCATTCAGAGTACCATCAAAAGGAAGACTTCAACTGTTACTTTAGGGAGCCAGAACCAGACGAATAGGGCTCATTCCCCTCTCCCCAAAATACCCGACAAGATCGGCCTGGTTGCATTTGTAGAGAACAACTCACCAATACACGAGAAGAAATGTGCTGCCTCAGACGAGGGTGAACATCTTCAAGGAGATCAGATAAGTCAGTCAGATTGTGTTTCAGCACATCCTGCCCCTATCACCCTCATGCCTCTGCCATCAGTGCCCAGAATCAACAGCCTCTTTGGAAGCCATCATAGTGAGCCGTCAGATGTCATATATTCTAACCCAGCCGAGTGCATTCAATCTGTGCCAGTGCTGCATAAGACCACTTCTCTGTATGTAGACCCTGCAAGTGTTCTTCCACTCAAACCCCCCACTTCAAGAGAAGCTGCTACTCCAACACCTAGCTCCTCAACTTTACATCCCTGCTTCAACATTGATCATCCAGATTCGGGCTACTCAGAGGTGTACGACAAAATTAGTccagtgcaaaataaaaaaattcttgaGAGCTTAGGAAAGACAAAGTGTTTTGCAGAAGGTGAACCCATTTATAGTGAACCACTTCATAAAAGAGAAGAGTTGATCCATAAAATTGAAACCAATTCTGACCCATTTGCCCACCTTTACGCTCAAGTCTGCAAGACAGGACCATCATCTAGTGCCTCTACGTCCTCCTGTGCCAACACATTGTCCTCTGCTACTGTTACCGCgactacaaccacaacaaaaaacactaaacaaccTCTGGGGGATGTCATCTATGAAAACCTAGGTACTATTTAGTGATGTGTTACCACAGTCTACATATGTACAATATGTTTGTTATTCGCTCAAAAAATATAAGAATAGCCAATTCGTTTGCTGTTGTTGTACAGTTTCAGGCcatcaacacattaaaaaactaTGCCAATgcataaaaaaatttataacTTTATTGTAATGGTATTTATTCCTGAATAAAttgaacaacataaaacaatataCTTTCTGAATTGGACTAACAGCTGTTTCTTGTTGCCCGTGTGTGACCTGTGAGAGtaatttactataaataaaaaataataataaagattttagCCATACATTTTATCTAAGAGGACCTTTACCGAGCAAGATACAGAGCCATTTAAGAGCTGTGAGGAAAAACAACTGTCAGCAACAACCTCCACAGGGCTGAGGTAAAGGTCTCACAATCCACCATTTGATAAAAACTTCATGAGCAGGCAAACAGAGGCCAAAACACTCATCAGTAAGAATCTGATAGGAATTTTCTAAAAAGTATAGAGATGATCCATTGTGTGAAGTTGTGAAGCTTTATGGTCtgatgagaatttttttttttcacaggagTCACAGGATTGATTCAGCTATTGCAAACAAGGGATTTGcaattttcaaatataaatttttGATATAATTAACTTTTGTTGTCTATCACAATACTTTTGGATACAAAAGATGTTGGGCTTTAACTGGTTTAGCGGATCTTGGTGTAATGACTATCAAATAAAGATTCGAAACTCTTTATTCAACATTGATCTAAAACCCAAATGTCTCCAgtgtacagcaaacacaaatgaattggCCTTTTAAAGGGGAGTGTAACAAACATTTTGTGCCCATATGTTGCTTATACctttaataaactttatttaatgaaataacCATTTAGCTCATATTTACCAGAACTTTAAAAATTCCACCATTGGGGAAAAGGAAACACATCAAACAGCTTTGTTACATACTTTGCTCTagttttataaattataaatgaataaatagttTTGTGTAAATCATGTGTGAATATTGTCACAAGATAAAAACATGCATAATCAAAGAACAACTTACTAAAGTTGCTCTTTGTTTCTCAGTCTATAACTGAGCTCCCTGCAAAAGTTGTTGTACAGTGATATTTTGGTGTTTATACAgttatatatgtttgtttttttatgtaatacaGCATTTTACTGGCTCTTTTCGCAGTACATGCATGAGTTTTGATACgttaaacatttaaaggtgTAAAATAAGAGCTCAAAAGTGTTCAAAAGTCTGTGAGCACTAGTTTTGCCAGTTTTTAACTTAATACACTTTAATTACAAACAAGTTATTGATTGTAACAGATTGAATGAAAAGCTGAATTTTTGAAAAATTGACATAAAATTTTGAATATTACTACAATTATATTTGTCCCCTTTTTTCTTATGCACTGAAGATGGTCAAGGTGACTCACATTAATCATCTGATAATATTCCAAAGATTATTTTGTGAATGTCTGGTTTATTTATACAACATAACTCTAACCATTTATCCTGCAGTTTCTGTCAGAAGTAACCTTTACAGGAAATACAAAGTCCTCGACTCCCTGAGGTGGTATGATTTTCGATCATGAGCATCATTTTTCTTCTGACTCTTCTTTTGCTCAAACTCATCTTTTTCTATTCTCATCTGCTGAAGTCTTCACAGATTCTTTACACCAAACTCCTGAACTGTCATCTTGGTCTCACTAATGGTAGTAAAGGGGCTTTTAGTCACCAGGGAAAGAATTCTTTGGGTAAGGCACTGCTGTTgcagttattttccatttgaaaagCTGATTTGGCCAGACTTTCTAAGTGGTTTGTTTCGACTTTTCTACTACTGATGTctgggatgatgatgatgatttataAATTCACTAACAGCTTCAATCACTTTATCACCTTTATGTTCCTGTCAcctattgtttttgttatcaCACTTTTCAATGCGCATTATCTGTTGAATTTATCAACACCAAAGCTATGGTCCAGTAGGTAGCTGCTTCACATGCTAGAATACCCATTCCAGCCCTATCTCAGTTAAACTCCAGTCCAAAACATCATAATTTAATGATAATTGTCCCACTATGTTACACACAAGTTTATTAGGAAGTACATGTgtcatgttttcactttatgtttgtaattttttttaacataaccTTAACCTTAACCTATTGTTGCTGCAACAAGCAGTGCCTTACCCAAATCTAACATACGCCTGATGTTCTTATGCTTAAACCTAACGCAAAAGGATTGCAGATTACTGCTTCTGGTGTTGGTATTTCACCAAAATGGGACAAGTAAACAAGCTGTGTGGGGATTAAAGGGAGGATTGTTGCTTGCTAAGCACCATTATCtggtagccacct
Encoded here:
- the dok1a gene encoding uncharacterized protein dok1a isoform X1, whose protein sequence is MDTQTKTGKVYLQPRKAGKKWKPVWLSLFPHSSSAVGRLEIQDVGENTAYLPLNKTTVGGGAGGDYGTVVRRHHLSHGDKKVKIVRLSELISVLRLPPNAEACPMENMSAFCVETHDGIMVFAALKDECVEWVEKLCHCTFQKGHGSRSTQLHMEENQIYASTDAASEFWVVVQKTEAATRCGLQGSYWLQVGPEALLLREQQKKNIVQEWPYELLRRYGKDELTLTIEAGRRCESGPGTFIFETQQAEKVFSFIQSTIKRKTSTVTLGSQNQTNRAHSPLPKIPDKIGLVAFVENNSPIHEKKCAASDEGEHLQGDQISQSDCVSAHPAPITLMPLPSVPRINSLFGSHHSEPSDVIYSNPAECIQSVPVLHKTTSLYVDPASVLPLKPPTSREAATPTPSSSTLHPCFNIDHPDSGYSEVYDKISPVQNKKILESLGKTKCFAEGEPIYSEPLHKREELIHKIETNSDPFAHLYAQVCKTGPSSSASTSSCANTLSSATVTATTTTTKNTKQPLGDVIYENLGTI
- the dok1a gene encoding uncharacterized protein dok1a isoform X3; its protein translation is MDTQTKTGKVYLQPRKAGKKWKPVWLSLFPHSSSAVGRLEIQDVGENTAYLPLNKTTVGGGAGGDYGTVVRRHHLSHGDKKVKIVRLSELISVLRLPPNAEACPMKGHGSRSTQLHMEENQIYASTDAASEFWVVVQKTEAATRCGLQGSYWLQVGPEALLLREQQKKNIVQEWPYELLRRYGKDELTLTIEAGRRCESGPGTFIFETQQAEKVFSFIQSTIKRKTSTVTLGSQNQTNRAHSPLPKIPDKIGLVAFVENNSPIHEKKCAASDEGEHLQGDQISQSDCVSAHPAPITLMPLPSVPRINSLFGSHHSEPSDVIYSNPAECIQSVPVLHKTTSLYVDPASVLPLKPPTSREAATPTPSSSTLHPCFNIDHPDSGYSEVYDKISPVQNKKILESLGKTKCFAEGEPIYSEPLHKREELIHKIETNSDPFAHLYAQVCKTGPSSSASTSSCANTLSSATVTATTTTTKNTKQPLGDVIYENLGTI
- the dok1a gene encoding docking protein 1 isoform X2, with the protein product MDTQTKTGKVYLQPRKAGKKWKPVWLSLFPHSSSAVGRLEIQDVGGGGAGGDYGTVVRRHHLSHGDKKVKIVRLSELISVLRLPPNAEACPMENMSAFCVETHDGIMVFAALKDECVEWVEKLCHCTFQKGHGSRSTQLHMEENQIYASTDAASEFWVVVQKTEAATRCGLQGSYWLQVGPEALLLREQQKKNIVQEWPYELLRRYGKDELTLTIEAGRRCESGPGTFIFETQQAEKVFSFIQSTIKRKTSTVTLGSQNQTNRAHSPLPKIPDKIGLVAFVENNSPIHEKKCAASDEGEHLQGDQISQSDCVSAHPAPITLMPLPSVPRINSLFGSHHSEPSDVIYSNPAECIQSVPVLHKTTSLYVDPASVLPLKPPTSREAATPTPSSSTLHPCFNIDHPDSGYSEVYDKISPVQNKKILESLGKTKCFAEGEPIYSEPLHKREELIHKIETNSDPFAHLYAQVCKTGPSSSASTSSCANTLSSATVTATTTTTKNTKQPLGDVIYENLGTI